In one window of Lynx canadensis isolate LIC74 chromosome B3, mLynCan4.pri.v2, whole genome shotgun sequence DNA:
- the CGRRF1 gene encoding cell growth regulator with RING finger domain protein 1, whose protein sequence is MAAVFLVTLYEYSPLFYIAVVFTCFIVTTGLVLGWFGWDVPVILRNSEETQFNTRVFKKQMRQVKNPFGLEITNPSSASITTGITLTTDCLEDSLLTCYWGCSVQKFYEALQKHFYCFRISTPQALEDALYSEYLYQEQYFIKKDSKEEIYCQLPRDTKIEDFGSVPRSRYPLVALLTLADEDDREIYDIISMVSVIHIPDKTYKLSCRILYQYLLLAQGQFHDLKQLFMSANSNSTPSSNSSPGEKSTDRSLLEKAGLSESEVEPPEENSKDCVVCQNGTVNWVLLPCRHTCLCDGCVRYFQQCPMCRQFVQESFALCSQKEQEKDKLKAL, encoded by the exons ATGGCCGCGGTGTTTCTAGTAACGCTGTATGAGTATTCGCCGCTTTTCTACATTGCGGTGGTCTTTACCTGCTTCATCGTGACCACTGGCCTGGTATTGGGATG gtttGGCTGGGATGTTCCAGTAATCCTGAGAAATTCAGAAGAGACCCAGTTCAACACAAGagttttcaaaaagcaaatgagACAAGTCAAGAATCCTTTTGGCTTAGAGATCACTAATCCATCTTCAGCTTCAATTACAA CTGGCATAACTTTGACAACAGATTGCCTTGAAGATAGCCTCCTTACATGCTATTGGGGGTGCAGTGTTCAAAAATTCTATGAAGCTCTACAGAAGCACTTTTATTGCTTCCGAATAAGCACTCCCCAAGCACTGGAAGATGCTCTGTATAGTGAATATCTTTATCAAGAACAGTATTT tattaaaaaggacagcaaagaagaaatatattgcCAGTTACCAAGAGATACTAAAATTGAAGACTTTGGTTCTGTGCCCAGATCTCGCTATCCATTGGTAGCACTGTTGACCCTAGCTGATGAGGATGACCGAGAAATTTATGATATT atttccaTGGTGTCAGTAATTCATATTCCTGATAAGACTTACAAACTTTCCTGTAGAATATTATATCAATATTTACTCCTGGCTCAAGGTCAATTTCATGATCTTAAG CAACTTTTCATGTCTGCCAATAGTAACTCCACTCCCTCCAGCAATTCCTCTCCAGGAGAAAAAAGCACAGACCGAAGTTTGCTAGAAAAGGCTGGACTGTCTGAAAGTGAAGTGGAGCCCCCTGAGGAGAATAGCAAGGACTGTGTTGTTTGCCAGAACGGGACTGTGAACTGGGTGCTTCTGCCGTGTAGACACACGTGCTTATGTGATGGCTGCGTTAGGTATTTTCAGCAGTGCCCTATGTGCAGGCAATTTGTGCAGGAATCTTTTGCACTTTGCAGTCagaaggagcaagagaaagacaaactgaAAGCTCTTTGA